The nucleotide sequence CGGCATTGGGCGAATCAAGGCGTTCGATCCCGACGGACTGCCGTGTGAGCTGGCGGGTGAGGTCCCCGACTACAGCATCCAGGATCACGTTCCGCGCAAATACCGCAAGAGCTGCAAGCTGATGTGTCGGGACATCGAGCTGGCGGTCATCGCGGCCCGGCTGGCGGTCGTCGCCAGCGGCCTGGTGACCAAAGGGATCGATCCGGACAACGTCGGTGTTGACCCGGCTCGCATGGCGGTCAACATGGGGGCCGGTATCATCAGTTGCGAGATGCCCGAGTTGGCGCCGGCCGTGGCCGTCAGCACCGCCGACGGCCGCTTCGACGTCCGCCGGTGGGGCCGCGAAGGACTGGACCACGTCACACCGCTGTGGCTGCTGAAGTACCTTCCGAACATGCTTGCCTGCCATATCGGCATCATCCACGATGCCCAGGGCCCCAGCAATACGATCACCTGTGCCGAGGCCTCAGCCCATCTGGCGATCGCTGAGGCGGCGCAGATCATCGCGCGCGGCGACAGCGACATCGCCCTGGCCGGCGCGGCCGAGGCGAAGGTCAACCCGGCCCTGATGGTTCGGCAGATCCTGCTGAAGCGGACGAACAACACGTGCAACGACCGGCCTTCCGAGGCTTGTCGGCCCTTTGACGCAAACGCGAGCGGTTCGGTCTTTGGCGAGGGCGGCGGCGTACTCGTGATCGAGAGCCTCGATCATGCCCGCCGTCGCGGCGCGAAGATCCTGGCAGAATTGGTGGGTATCGGCCAGAGCCACAGTCTCGGCCCGGCCTATGCACAGCTCGAACCGGACGGCCAGGCCGTCCGCATCGCCATCGAGAAGGCGCTGGACGACGCCGACATCGACGCTCGACGGCTCGATCTGCTGATCCCTCACGGAACCGGCGTCCCGCAGGACGACCTGGCCGAGGCCAGAGGCGTCGAAGCCGCTCTGGGTGAGGTGATCGACCGCGTGCCCGTCTGGCCGACCAAGAGCATGCTGAGCACGACGGGCGCCGCCTCCGGCGCGCTGGATGCGATTGCCGCCGTGCTGGCCATCACCACGGGCACGATCCCGGCCGCGAGAAATTTCGAGAAGGCAGCCGACGGCTGTCGTCTGCGCATCGCCACAGAGAGCGTCCGGCGGCCAATCGAGCATGCGATCTGTTGCAGCTACACGCACGGCGGCCAAACCGCGGCGTTGGTGCTGAAACGATACGATGAGGGGGCCACGGAATAGAATATGAAGACGCCCACGACCCACGAACGCGTCGTCATCACAGGGATGGGGATCGTCTCGCCTCTGGGCACCGACGTCGAGACGGTGTGGCAGGCGATCCTGGCCGGCAGCAGCGGCGCGGCGCCGACGACAATTTTCGACGCCTCCACGTTCCCGACCACGTTCTCGGCCGAAGTGAAAGACTACGATTTCCGACGGCATATCCGTCAGGCGGCTCGACATGAAGGGTGCAGCCGCAGTTCAGGCTTTGCGATCGGCGCGGCTGTGCAGGCATGCCGGCAGGCGGGAATCGACGTGGAAACCCCCTCCCCGGCCGATGGGATCGACCGAACCAGAATGGGCATCTACCTTGGCGCCGGCGAGGGCTCGCTCGACAGCGATGCGTTCTTTGCCGCCATCATCGCCGGATGGAACCCGCAAACAAATGAGTTCGTCTGGCCCAACGCCAATCGCGTCGTGTTCAAGCAGATGCAGGCGACGAAGGAACTCGAACAGGAGCCCAACATGGCCGCCGCCCACGTCGCCACATTGACCGGGGCGAGGGGGCCGACCCGGAGCTGCCTGACCGCCTGCGCCGCCAGCACCCAGGCGGTGGGCGAGGCCATGATGCTGGTCCGACACGGCCAGGCCGACGTCGTCATCGCCGGAGGCGCCCATTCGATGATCCACATCCTGGGCCTGACCGGTTTCAACCGGCTCACCGCCCTTTCGAGACGGAACGACAGTCCCGAAACCGCCTCGCGTCCCTTCTGCGCCAGTCGCGACGGGTTCGTGCTTGGCGAAGGGGCCGCAATCGTCGTCCTCGAGTCGTTGACCTCGGCACGGAGACGCGGGGCGACGATCCTGGCCGAGCTGATCGGCTATGGCAGCAGTTCCGACGCCTTTCGCGTCACCGACATGCACCATGAAGGGCGCGGCGCCGTCCAGGCGATGACCTCCGCGATGGCCGACGCCGCCCTGACCTACCGTGACATCGACTACATCAACACGCACGGCACGAGCACGCAGGAAAACGATTCCGTCGAGACCCTGGCCATCAAGACCGTCTTCAAGGAGCGGGCCAAGCAGGTGCCGGCCAGCAGCGTCAAGAGCATGCTGGGCCACCTGATCGCGGCCGCCGGCGCGGCCGAACTGATCACCTGCGTCCTGGCGATGCGCGACGCGATCGTTCCGCCGACGATCAATCTGAACGACCCCGATCCCGAGCTCGATCTGGACTACGTGCCCAACGTGCCCCGCAAGATGCCCGTCCGAATCGCCATGAACGAGTCCTTCGGATTCGGCGGCCAGAACAACGTGGTCATTCTCAAACAATACTCGGAGGCCCGGGAGAAGCAGCCTTGACACACCCTGTCCGTTCCGTTCGGTAGGACCGGCCTTCTCCGGGAGGAGAGACTATGATCGACATCAGAGAACTGCGAGAGCATCCCGAGATCTACATCAAAGCGGCCCGGGACAAACGGATCGAGGCCGACGTTCCGAAGCTGCTGGAACTGGACCAACAACTCAAAGACGTCAAGGCCCGGCTCCAGGACATTGCCACGGAGAAGAACCGGATCGGCAAGTCCGTACCCAAGCTGTCCGGCGCCGAGAAGGATGCGGCCCTGAGCGAGCTGTCGTGGCTCAAGCAGGAAGAAGAGGACGACCAGGAACGCGTCAAGCAGTTGCAGCCGCAGTTCGACGCCCTGATGCTGCAAGTGCCGCAGCCGGCCGACGCCGACGTGCCCGTGGGCAAGGACGACACGGAGAACGTCGAGCTTCGTCGCGAAGGCGACGTCCCGCCGTTCGACTTCGAGGTCAAGGACCACGTCGAACTCGGGGTCGCTCTGAACATGATCGACATCGAGCGGGGTGTGAAACTCGCGGGCACTCGAAACTACTTTCTCAAGGGCGATGGGGCCCTTCTGCACTGGGCGGTGCTCCGATTTGCGATCGACTTCATGGTCGAGCGGGGCTACGTGCCGATGTCCGTGCCTCTGCTGATGCGCGACGAGGCCATGCAGGGGACGGGCTATTACCCCGGCGCCGAAGAGCAGACGTATCGGATGGAAAAGGACGAGTTGAGCCTGGTCGGCACGGCGGAAGTCCCGCTGACGGCCTATCGCATGGGTGAGATCCTCCAGGAACAGGAACTACCGCTGAAGTTCGTCGCGCTGTCGAGTTGTTTTCGACGCGAGGCCGGTTCGGCCGGCAAGGACACCTACGGCCTGTACCGCATCCACCAGTTCGACAAGGTCGAGCAGGTGATCGTCTGCCGCAACAGCGACGAACAGAGCGCCGCCTTCCACGAGGAGATTCTCGCCAATTCGGAAGGGGTCATGAAGGCCCTGGGCCTGCCCTACCGCGTCGTCGCCGTCTGCTCAGGCGACCTCGGTCGGGGCCAGGCCAAGAAATACGACATCGAGGCCTGGATGCCGTCGCGCGGCAACTACTGCGAAACGCACAGCGCCAGCAAGTTCTACGACTTCCAGGCGCGCCGGATGAACCTGCGATACAAGGACGCGCAAACGAAGAAGAACCTCTTCTGTCACACGCTGAACAATACGGTGATCGCCTCGCCGCGCGTGCTGATCCCGCTGATGGAGCTGTATCAGAACGCCGACGGCTCGATTACGATCCCGCCGGTCCTCCGCCCCTATATGCAGGGCAGAGAACGCATCACGGCATAGCTCCCGATCCGGTTCCCTGTTCAGGGGCCTGCGAAATCGCGCGGC is from Anaerobaca lacustris and encodes:
- the serS gene encoding serine--tRNA ligase, whose product is MIDIRELREHPEIYIKAARDKRIEADVPKLLELDQQLKDVKARLQDIATEKNRIGKSVPKLSGAEKDAALSELSWLKQEEEDDQERVKQLQPQFDALMLQVPQPADADVPVGKDDTENVELRREGDVPPFDFEVKDHVELGVALNMIDIERGVKLAGTRNYFLKGDGALLHWAVLRFAIDFMVERGYVPMSVPLLMRDEAMQGTGYYPGAEEQTYRMEKDELSLVGTAEVPLTAYRMGEILQEQELPLKFVALSSCFRREAGSAGKDTYGLYRIHQFDKVEQVIVCRNSDEQSAAFHEEILANSEGVMKALGLPYRVVAVCSGDLGRGQAKKYDIEAWMPSRGNYCETHSASKFYDFQARRMNLRYKDAQTKKNLFCHTLNNTVIASPRVLIPLMELYQNADGSITIPPVLRPYMQGRERITA
- a CDS encoding beta-ketoacyl-[acyl-carrier-protein] synthase family protein — encoded protein: MKTPTTHERVVITGMGIVSPLGTDVETVWQAILAGSSGAAPTTIFDASTFPTTFSAEVKDYDFRRHIRQAARHEGCSRSSGFAIGAAVQACRQAGIDVETPSPADGIDRTRMGIYLGAGEGSLDSDAFFAAIIAGWNPQTNEFVWPNANRVVFKQMQATKELEQEPNMAAAHVATLTGARGPTRSCLTACAASTQAVGEAMMLVRHGQADVVIAGGAHSMIHILGLTGFNRLTALSRRNDSPETASRPFCASRDGFVLGEGAAIVVLESLTSARRRGATILAELIGYGSSSDAFRVTDMHHEGRGAVQAMTSAMADAALTYRDIDYINTHGTSTQENDSVETLAIKTVFKERAKQVPASSVKSMLGHLIAAAGAAELITCVLAMRDAIVPPTINLNDPDPELDLDYVPNVPRKMPVRIAMNESFGFGGQNNVVILKQYSEAREKQP
- a CDS encoding beta-ketoacyl-[acyl-carrier-protein] synthase family protein, with protein sequence MEPTRVVVTGLGAVSPLGLGADSMWAGLREGRCGIGRIKAFDPDGLPCELAGEVPDYSIQDHVPRKYRKSCKLMCRDIELAVIAARLAVVASGLVTKGIDPDNVGVDPARMAVNMGAGIISCEMPELAPAVAVSTADGRFDVRRWGREGLDHVTPLWLLKYLPNMLACHIGIIHDAQGPSNTITCAEASAHLAIAEAAQIIARGDSDIALAGAAEAKVNPALMVRQILLKRTNNTCNDRPSEACRPFDANASGSVFGEGGGVLVIESLDHARRRGAKILAELVGIGQSHSLGPAYAQLEPDGQAVRIAIEKALDDADIDARRLDLLIPHGTGVPQDDLAEARGVEAALGEVIDRVPVWPTKSMLSTTGAASGALDAIAAVLAITTGTIPAARNFEKAADGCRLRIATESVRRPIEHAICCSYTHGGQTAALVLKRYDEGATE